From Solanum lycopersicum chromosome 8, SLM_r2.1, the proteins below share one genomic window:
- the LOC101245872 gene encoding probable receptor-like protein kinase At1g49730, whose amino-acid sequence MGFLGFSKSNPRSYWIASAIVLVIILIIILKKLIVYLDCKGNSQLSKTKPDEENQVSVDSNGTIRTYALEELKMATKDFKIRIGVGATSYVYRAEFGDGRLGAVKRVMEERGGETKMFLDEVSVLLRISHPNLVGLMGFCLDKGEQLLLLEYVPNKSLFERMHTYHGQSSGTLSWSNRLNIALDVARALDYLHSVADPPVIHRDVKSSNILLINDDHAKLADFGLCKLGNDVISATTPTKVKGSLGYVDTYYLNTGLVSPKSDVYSFGVLLIELITGLKSVQGSMTLAEWTEECRGKNENVEVLIGMLDPKLNGNVDIEQLRVLVDVANSSLLENCEARPNMAQIVYKISCCMEPQCVHELPV is encoded by the exons ATGGGATTCCTTGGATTCTCCAAATCCAATCCAAGAAGTTATTGGATTGCTAGTGCAATAGTTCTTGTTATCATTCTCATAATCATCTTAAAGAAGTTGATAGTTTATCTAGATTGTAAAGGCAATAGCCAACTTTCGAAAACCAAACCTGATGAAGAAAATCAAGTTAGTGTTGATTCAAATGGTACTATAAGAACTTATGCACTAGAAGAATTGAAAATGGCAACCAAAGACTTCAAAATTCGAATTGGTGTTGGAGCTACTTCATATGTTTATCGTGCTGAGTTTGGAGATGGAAGATTAGGCGCGGTGAAGCGTGTTATGGAGGAAAGAGGTGGAGAAACAAAGATGTTCTTGGATGAAGTCTCTGTCTTGCTCAGGATATCACATCCTAACTTGGTTGGTTTAATGGGATTTTGCTTGGATAAAG GAGAACAATTACTACTTTTGGAGTATGTTCCTAACAAAAGCCTCTTTGAGAGGATGCACACATACCATGGCCAATCCTCTGGTACATTATCATGGTCTAATCGTCTAAACATCGCGTTAGATGTTGCTCGTGCTCTTGACTATCTCCATTCAGTAGCTGATCCTCCTGTCATACACAGAGACGTTAAATCATCAAACATTCTGTTAATCAACGATGATCACGCCAAGCTTGCAGATTTCGGGCTATGCAAATTAGGCAATGATGTTATAAGCGCGACTACACCTACTAAAGTAAAAGGTTCACTCGGTTATGTTGACACATATTACCTTAACACGGGCCTCGTGTCACCAAAAAGTGATGTTTATAGCTTCGGAGTGTTACTTATCGAGCTCATTACAGGGCTCAAGTCAGTACAAGGCTCGATGACGCTTGCTGAATGGACTGAGGAATGTAGGGGGAAAAATGAGAATGTTGAGGTGTTAATTGGTATGTTGGATCCAAAACTCAATGGTAATGTTGATATAGAACAGCTAAGAGTTTTGGTTGATGTGGCTAATTCATCTTTACTTGAAAATTGTGAAGCAAGACCAAACATGGCACAAATTGTCTATAAAATTTCATGTTGTATGGAGCCTCAATGTGTACATGAATTACCTGTGTAG